In Aquiflexum balticum DSM 16537, a single genomic region encodes these proteins:
- a CDS encoding SDR family NAD(P)-dependent oxidoreductase: MNLAITGPTSGIGAETFKALTKDFDKLLILARNLDKAKDLIQSLDSNIRTKAVFVPLDLADMNSIVKSIALIEKEVEHLDVLINNAGGIFQNKEITKDGFELTFSANHLGHFLLTHHLIPLLLKSKSPKVINVSSEAHRAAKPNFNDVQYENGNYSSFNAYANAKLFNILFTKSLVDRYSSKGLSSFALHPGVVKSNFGMETSGVFKFLWKLATPFMVTPKEGAKTSIYLAKNKIDKSYNGYYFKNSKPNTPSTTARSKKMQERLWQESERLLNKWL; this comes from the coding sequence ATGAACCTAGCTATAACAGGCCCCACTTCCGGCATTGGAGCCGAAACATTTAAAGCACTTACAAAAGACTTTGATAAATTGTTGATTTTGGCAAGAAATCTTGACAAGGCCAAAGATCTGATTCAATCTTTGGATTCAAATATCCGTACCAAGGCAGTTTTTGTTCCATTAGATCTGGCTGATATGAATTCTATCGTCAAATCAATTGCCTTGATAGAGAAGGAAGTCGAACACCTTGATGTCCTTATTAACAATGCCGGTGGGATATTTCAGAATAAGGAAATTACCAAAGATGGATTTGAATTGACATTTTCTGCAAACCACCTTGGACATTTTCTGCTCACTCATCATTTAATTCCATTGTTGCTCAAATCCAAATCTCCAAAAGTAATCAATGTGAGTTCAGAGGCCCACCGAGCTGCAAAACCCAACTTCAATGATGTTCAATATGAAAATGGGAATTACAGTTCATTCAATGCCTACGCTAATGCGAAGTTATTTAACATACTGTTTACAAAATCTCTTGTTGACAGATATAGTAGTAAGGGTTTGAGCTCCTTTGCCCTTCATCCAGGTGTTGTGAAATCGAATTTTGGAATGGAAACATCGGGAGTATTTAAGTTTTTGTGGAAACTGGCAACTCCTTTTATGGTAACTCCCAAAGAAGGTGCAAAAACAAGTATCTATCTGGCAAAAAACAAAATTGACAAATCTTATAATGGCTACTATTTCAAAAATAGTAAGCCCAATACACCTTCGACTACTGCAAGATCAAAGAAAATGCAGGAGAGACTATGGCAGGAAAGTGAAAGGTTGTTGAATAAGTGGCTATAG
- a CDS encoding IS4 family transposase: protein MGKNTHFFGQPIFSQLLSFIDKSVLSQVKSKHQSDRYYKKFDTWQHLVTMLFCSLSGATSLRELSTGLLAWQNKLIHIGIKTSPKRSTISDGNSKRPSVVFRDIYMGLFEKHRHILPDSRLNMEVIKKLFIVDSTVISLFKDILRVAGRPRKDGKSKGGIKAHVMIHAAELMPCLIRFTEGVRHDHTFLKHLNVPEGSYIVMDKGYTDYLQYAQWSDRGIFFITRMKDNAVYESIDDIDLPDDKDQEIIKDETITLEYTANGNKETLKLRRVVLWDDTKSKIMVFLTNSFEQEAATIAGIYKYRWQIELLFKKLKQNFPLKYFLGDNQNAIEIQIWCSLISLLLMEVVRKTIKRKWAFSNMVALVRFHMVSYVHLINFLNDPEKELKESIKNQGQTSLFPT, encoded by the coding sequence ATGGGTAAAAATACACATTTCTTCGGACAGCCGATTTTTTCACAGCTACTTTCTTTTATTGATAAATCAGTTTTGTCTCAGGTCAAGTCCAAACATCAATCAGACAGATACTACAAGAAATTTGATACCTGGCAGCATTTAGTGACAATGCTTTTCTGTTCTTTGAGTGGAGCAACATCCTTAAGAGAGCTTTCTACGGGTCTTTTGGCTTGGCAAAATAAACTGATTCATATTGGAATTAAGACTTCTCCAAAACGATCTACAATATCCGATGGTAACAGTAAAAGGCCCAGTGTAGTGTTCAGAGATATTTACATGGGCCTTTTTGAAAAACACCGTCATATTTTACCGGACAGCCGGCTTAACATGGAGGTGATCAAAAAGCTGTTTATTGTTGATTCCACCGTCATAAGCCTGTTTAAAGATATCCTCAGGGTCGCAGGCAGACCAAGAAAAGACGGGAAGAGTAAAGGTGGCATCAAAGCCCACGTGATGATACATGCAGCAGAACTGATGCCCTGTCTGATAAGGTTTACAGAAGGGGTTCGACATGACCACACGTTTCTAAAGCACCTCAATGTGCCTGAAGGTTCTTACATTGTTATGGATAAGGGCTATACAGACTATCTGCAATATGCCCAATGGAGTGACAGGGGTATATTTTTTATTACAAGAATGAAGGATAATGCTGTTTATGAAAGTATAGATGACATTGATCTGCCCGACGATAAAGACCAGGAAATCATTAAAGATGAAACAATAACGCTGGAATACACGGCAAACGGTAATAAAGAGACTTTAAAACTTCGCAGAGTGGTTCTCTGGGATGATACTAAATCCAAGATCATGGTGTTTTTGACCAACAGTTTTGAGCAAGAAGCCGCTACAATAGCAGGAATCTATAAGTACAGATGGCAAATTGAACTCCTGTTTAAGAAACTGAAGCAAAACTTCCCTCTCAAATATTTTCTTGGAGATAACCAGAATGCGATTGAAATACAGATTTGGTGTTCACTTATCTCTCTTCTACTGATGGAAGTTGTCCGAAAGACTATTAAAAGAAAGTGGGCATTCTCAAATATGGTGGCTTTGGTCAGGTTTCATATGGTCAGCTATGTTCATCTAATCAACTTCCTTAATGATCCCGAAAAAGAGTTAAAAGAAAGCATAAAAAACCAAGGTCAAACCTCGCTGTTCCCAACGTAG
- a CDS encoding 1-acyl-sn-glycerol-3-phosphate acyltransferase, with translation MKGTQKFVDIEKIIKGKSATFYKWVPGFVLGYIKRIVHENEVNQIMAKIGHLQGIDFVNSLIEEFGVEVSLKGAENIPLDRSVIFAANHPLGGMDGIAFMYALGKYRTDLRVLVNDILTNIKNFEPMFIPVNKLGSNSREVTKLIEETYASDNAILVFPAGLVSRKQAKGIMDLEWKKSFISKSKKYKKDIVPVYIEGRNSDFFYNFAKIRKMLGVKVNLEMFYLSDEMFSQKGKKVVIHVGKPISYKYFDKLKSEIEWAEEVKSLVYQMALK, from the coding sequence GTGAAAGGAACACAGAAATTTGTTGATATTGAAAAAATAATCAAGGGCAAAAGTGCCACTTTTTATAAGTGGGTGCCGGGATTTGTTTTGGGTTATATCAAAAGGATAGTTCATGAAAATGAGGTCAATCAAATCATGGCCAAAATAGGTCACCTCCAAGGAATTGATTTTGTAAATTCACTGATTGAAGAGTTTGGAGTGGAAGTAAGTCTGAAAGGTGCAGAAAATATTCCCTTGGACCGTTCTGTAATTTTCGCAGCAAACCATCCACTTGGCGGAATGGATGGGATAGCATTTATGTATGCATTGGGTAAATACAGAACTGATTTAAGGGTTTTGGTCAACGATATACTTACCAATATCAAAAACTTTGAACCTATGTTCATTCCAGTCAACAAGTTGGGATCTAACAGTAGAGAGGTTACGAAATTGATAGAAGAAACTTATGCAAGTGACAATGCAATACTCGTCTTTCCAGCAGGCTTGGTTTCCCGGAAACAAGCCAAAGGAATAATGGACCTAGAGTGGAAAAAGAGTTTTATAAGCAAATCCAAAAAATATAAAAAGGATATTGTGCCTGTTTATATTGAAGGTAGAAACTCAGATTTCTTTTATAATTTTGCTAAAATACGTAAAATGCTGGGCGTCAAGGTGAATTTAGAAATGTTTTATCTTTCAGATGAAATGTTTTCCCAAAAAGGAAAAAAAGTTGTCATACATGTAGGAAAACCTATTTCTTACAAGTATTTTGATAAATTGAAAAGTGAAATAGAATGGGCTGAGGAGGTTAAAAGTCTGGTTTACCAAATGGCCTTAAAATAA
- a CDS encoding GNAT family N-acetyltransferase, giving the protein MQEIIPPVDKDLVEKELNSERFLRYANNGDNHIYLVDFHNSPNVIREIGRLRELTFRSAGGGTGLALDIDENDTNENCYQQLITWNPEDKEIVAGYRLIHCKNAKIDENGHINLSTAHLFEFSKDFLTNYIPYTIELGRSFVQPKYQPSIDNRKGLFSLDNLWDGLGAIVMLNPEVKYLFGKVTMYPHYDREARDMLLCFMHHYFPDNESLVVPHKHLTLTYETDISGFKTELEKLDYKEGYKLLNSKIRAAKENIPPLINTYMNLSPTMKTFGTALNDEFGAVEETGIMITIAHIYESKKHRHMETFERDRVFGSR; this is encoded by the coding sequence ATGCAAGAAATTATACCTCCTGTAGACAAAGATTTAGTAGAGAAAGAACTTAATTCCGAGAGGTTTCTTAGGTATGCCAATAATGGTGACAACCATATTTATCTGGTTGATTTTCATAATTCCCCAAATGTGATCAGAGAAATTGGAAGACTTAGGGAATTGACATTTAGGTCAGCGGGGGGCGGAACAGGTTTGGCTTTGGACATCGATGAGAATGACACCAATGAAAATTGCTATCAGCAATTGATTACCTGGAATCCTGAGGATAAAGAGATTGTGGCTGGTTATAGATTGATACATTGTAAAAATGCCAAGATCGATGAAAATGGACATATTAATTTGTCTACGGCACATTTATTTGAGTTTTCCAAAGATTTTTTGACTAATTATATACCCTATACTATTGAATTGGGCCGGTCATTTGTACAACCAAAATATCAGCCAAGTATAGATAACAGGAAAGGGCTTTTTTCTTTGGATAATCTTTGGGATGGCTTAGGTGCAATCGTGATGTTAAACCCCGAAGTAAAGTACCTTTTTGGAAAAGTAACCATGTATCCGCATTATGACAGAGAAGCAAGGGATATGTTACTTTGTTTTATGCATCATTATTTTCCTGATAATGAATCTCTTGTTGTCCCTCACAAGCATTTAACTTTAACTTATGAAACTGATATTTCAGGGTTTAAAACGGAATTGGAGAAGTTGGATTATAAAGAAGGGTATAAATTGCTGAATTCAAAAATACGTGCTGCAAAAGAAAATATCCCACCTTTGATCAATACCTACATGAATCTGTCCCCGACAATGAAAACCTTCGGGACAGCATTGAACGACGAATTTGGAGCAGTGGAAGAAACAGGTATTATGATTACGATTGCCCATATCTATGAAAGTAAGAAGCATCGGCATATGGAAACGTTTGAAAGAGATAGGGTGTTTGGAAGTAGATGA
- a CDS encoding CoA-binding protein, translated as MKNRDIKTVILGASTNPGRYSYFAAQMFSERNLDFVPIGLKKGELFGKEILDIRQKPHVEDVHTVTLYIGTANQVEYYDYILSLKPKRIIFNPGTENPDLMELAKKNNIDVWPACNLVLLSTGQY; from the coding sequence ATGAAAAACAGAGATATTAAAACAGTAATCCTTGGTGCTTCAACAAATCCAGGAAGATATTCATACTTTGCAGCTCAGATGTTTTCAGAAAGAAACCTTGATTTTGTCCCCATTGGGCTAAAAAAAGGGGAATTGTTTGGAAAGGAAATATTGGATATACGACAAAAACCACACGTAGAAGATGTCCACACGGTAACCTTATATATTGGTACAGCAAATCAGGTTGAATACTATGATTATATTCTTTCTCTGAAGCCTAAAAGGATTATTTTTAATCCGGGAACTGAAAATCCGGACCTTATGGAATTGGCAAAGAAAAATAATATAGATGTTTGGCCTGCCTGTAATCTTGTTCTCTTAAGTACCGGACAATATTAA
- a CDS encoding Brp/Blh family beta-carotene 15,15'-dioxygenase, giving the protein MKNIEIIGKIFGLSLGLTYLLFFQGNELYEWICFISILILVGIPHGAIDHLLLSPEINKEKLFKFIVKYLAIIVVYLAVWMIFPKWALFAFILMSAYHFGQSHFIKFRIKKFERLTYLSLGLFFLSTILWGDFEYTTSILSNIIEVSFLENYGFLFILLTFSFSTILILINLQKEAFGLLLESMCLGILLYYLPLLLGFIIYFGFWHSLPSMKEEFEALENYLKVDKLKGFIKKLLPFTLISLTGISVILIIFSKMMNPDQLTLLFFVLVSLISAPHIWYMNMFLDTRKG; this is encoded by the coding sequence ATGAAAAACATTGAGATAATTGGAAAGATTTTTGGATTAAGTTTAGGTTTAACTTATTTATTATTTTTTCAGGGAAACGAATTATATGAGTGGATTTGCTTCATCTCGATCTTGATTTTAGTTGGAATTCCACATGGAGCGATTGACCATCTTTTGCTCAGCCCGGAAATCAATAAAGAAAAACTTTTTAAGTTCATTGTCAAGTACCTGGCGATTATCGTGGTTTACTTGGCAGTTTGGATGATTTTTCCTAAATGGGCACTTTTCGCATTTATTTTAATGTCTGCTTACCACTTTGGGCAAAGTCATTTCATTAAATTTAGAATAAAAAAATTTGAAAGGTTAACTTATCTTTCTTTGGGTCTGTTTTTTTTAAGCACTATTCTTTGGGGAGACTTTGAATATACCACATCCATTTTATCAAATATTATTGAGGTGAGTTTCCTCGAAAATTATGGATTTCTGTTTATCCTTTTAACCTTTTCCTTTTCAACAATTCTCATTTTAATCAATCTTCAAAAAGAGGCTTTTGGGCTATTGTTGGAATCCATGTGCTTGGGCATTTTACTCTATTACTTACCTCTGCTTCTTGGTTTTATTATCTATTTTGGGTTTTGGCATTCCCTTCCAAGCATGAAAGAAGAATTTGAAGCATTAGAAAATTATTTAAAAGTGGATAAGCTTAAAGGGTTCATAAAGAAGCTTTTACCATTTACATTGATAAGTTTAACAGGAATATCTGTGATCTTGATTATATTTTCCAAAATGATGAACCCGGACCAATTGACATTGCTGTTTTTTGTCCTGGTTTCATTAATCTCAGCGCCTCATATTTGGTATATGAATATGTTTTTGGACACAAGAAAAGGTTAA
- a CDS encoding lycopene cyclase family protein, which yields MDTYDYIVTGLGCSGLSLVYYLLDSHLRDKKILLIDNSSKTENDRTWCYWAEKPLDIHPKNTPLIFWDSVRITDSNNSVSSKLQNLNYYHIKSSDFYLEVLEKIKLFPNVSFLEDRVLNIEGAEQGPVTVSTLNSGDFRSTVLFNSIPFTSPLKNIPVLKQVFVGWKISCEKNCFNPKAVSLMHFVSDQKNKTDFFYTLPYNENEALVEYTLYTKEEIDLPNMEAQLRDYLQNELKINEYVVTFKESGTIPMTTLEVPSSQYSNIIHLGTLAGCSKPSTGYTFYDIQKHCKSIVKELTTTGKVNSRKWDRKRGFKFYDNIILNIAVKWPNALPSIFSKMFENNRANVVLKFLSEETSLWEEIGILSRLKFAIFIKSLLSYEKH from the coding sequence ATGGATACATACGATTATATTGTTACAGGTCTTGGATGTTCAGGATTAAGTTTGGTTTATTATCTACTCGACAGTCACTTAAGAGATAAGAAAATTTTGCTTATTGACAATTCCTCCAAAACCGAAAATGATAGAACGTGGTGTTATTGGGCTGAAAAACCACTGGATATCCATCCAAAAAATACCCCTTTGATTTTTTGGGATTCAGTTAGAATTACTGATTCCAATAATTCAGTTTCATCGAAACTTCAAAATTTGAATTATTACCATATCAAATCTTCGGATTTTTATTTGGAAGTTTTAGAAAAGATCAAATTGTTCCCAAATGTTTCTTTTTTAGAAGACAGGGTTTTGAATATTGAAGGGGCTGAACAAGGTCCTGTAACTGTTTCAACTTTGAATTCAGGTGACTTTAGGTCTACTGTTTTGTTCAATAGCATACCATTCACCTCTCCATTGAAAAATATACCCGTTCTAAAACAGGTATTTGTTGGATGGAAAATTTCCTGCGAAAAAAACTGTTTTAATCCCAAGGCAGTTTCCCTCATGCATTTTGTCTCTGATCAGAAAAATAAAACGGATTTTTTTTACACACTTCCATACAATGAGAATGAGGCCCTTGTTGAATATACGCTTTACACCAAAGAAGAGATAGATCTGCCAAATATGGAAGCGCAATTAAGGGATTACCTTCAAAATGAGCTTAAAATCAATGAATATGTGGTCACTTTTAAAGAGTCGGGCACTATTCCTATGACAACTTTAGAAGTACCTTCAAGTCAGTATTCCAATATCATCCACTTAGGGACATTGGCCGGTTGTTCCAAGCCATCTACAGGTTATACCTTTTATGATATTCAAAAACATTGCAAGTCTATAGTCAAAGAATTGACAACCACCGGAAAAGTGAATTCAAGAAAATGGGATAGGAAAAGAGGATTTAAATTTTATGACAACATCATTTTAAATATTGCTGTCAAATGGCCCAACGCATTGCCTAGCATTTTCAGCAAAATGTTTGAAAACAATAGGGCAAATGTGGTGCTGAAATTTTTAAGTGAAGAAACCAGTTTATGGGAAGAGATCGGGATTCTTTCAAGATTGAAGTTTGCCATTTTCATCAAATCTCTTTTGAGTTATGAAAAACATTGA
- a CDS encoding bacteriorhodopsin-like: MNAILTADLIGLDKLINSDPVAITFFIGYMAMFASAVFFFVERSSVSDKWKTSLLVSGLITGIAAVHYYYMRDFYLQTGQSPTAFRYVDWTLTVPLMCVEFYLLTKPFGAKTSTLTKLILASLLMLITGYIGETSGIDNNIMWGIFSTVGYLYIVYEVFAGDVAKLAKGSNSPALNRAMFLLKIFITLGWSIYPIGYMVLPGNLLSGAFEVSSIDLFYNLADAINKIGFGLVIYSVAISETAKAKKTQLA, from the coding sequence ATGAATGCCATCTTAACAGCAGATTTGATTGGTTTAGACAAACTGATCAATAGTGACCCCGTAGCCATTACCTTCTTCATTGGGTACATGGCAATGTTTGCTTCCGCAGTTTTTTTCTTTGTTGAAAGAAGCTCTGTAAGTGATAAATGGAAAACTTCTTTACTGGTTTCCGGTCTTATCACAGGAATTGCGGCAGTACATTATTATTATATGAGAGATTTCTACCTTCAAACAGGTCAAAGTCCAACAGCATTCAGGTATGTTGATTGGACATTAACTGTTCCTTTGATGTGTGTGGAATTCTATTTATTGACAAAACCATTTGGTGCAAAAACCAGTACGCTTACCAAGCTTATTCTTGCTTCTTTATTGATGTTGATTACCGGTTATATCGGTGAAACATCAGGTATAGACAATAACATTATGTGGGGGATTTTCTCAACAGTTGGTTATTTGTATATCGTATATGAAGTGTTTGCCGGTGATGTAGCCAAATTAGCTAAAGGTTCAAATAGTCCTGCTCTCAATAGAGCGATGTTTTTATTGAAAATATTTATCACCTTGGGTTGGTCAATTTATCCAATAGGATACATGGTCCTTCCAGGAAATTTATTGTCAGGAGCATTTGAAGTTAGTAGTATTGATTTATTTTACAACCTAGCTGATGCGATCAACAAAATCGGATTTGGTTTGGTAATTTATTCTGTGGCCATTTCGGAAACAGCCAAGGCCAAAAAAACCCAATTAGCTTAA
- the gyrB gene encoding DNA topoisomerase (ATP-hydrolyzing) subunit B: MNKQIEGNQEDYSAGNIQVLEGLEAVRKRPAMYIGDIGVKGLHHLIWEVVDNSIDEALAGHCDTIKVTINEDNSVTVEDNGRGIPTDMHLKEKKSALEVVMTVLHAGGKFDKDTYKVSGGLHGVGVSCVNALSTMLKATVYRKGKVYEQEYHIGVPQYPVREIGTTDKRGTVIHFQPDASIFAITEFKYETIATRMREMSFLNAGIRIFLTDLRELDEDGTPRSDEFYSEGGLVEFVQYLDENKEKIIEYPIYIESEKNGVPVQVAMNYNSSYSENVVSYVNTINTHEGGTHVSGFRRALTRTLKSYADKSGMLDKLKLEVSGDDFREGLTAVISVKVQEPQFEGQTKTKLGNSDVVGAVDSSVSEVLQIWLEEHPKEAKTIVGKVILAAQARHAARKAREMVQRKNILGGGGLPGKLADCANSDPTVCELYLVEGDSAGGSAKQGRDREFQAILPLKGKILNVEKAHEHKIYDNDEIKNILTALGVKFGTVNDDKELDLSHLRYHKIIIMTDADIDGSHIRTLILTLFFRYMRLLIESGYVYIAQPPLYLLKKGKDERYAYNEEERKLLAREMVGEGKEDSINLQRYKGLGEMNPEQLWTTTMDPNTRTLKQVTIDSAAEADHLFSMLMGDEVAPRRDFIEKNAKYAKIDS; this comes from the coding sequence ATGAACAAGCAAATAGAAGGAAACCAGGAAGATTATTCAGCTGGTAATATTCAGGTTTTAGAAGGATTAGAAGCAGTCAGAAAAAGACCTGCCATGTATATTGGCGATATTGGGGTCAAAGGATTACATCATTTAATTTGGGAGGTTGTAGATAACTCTATAGATGAGGCGTTGGCAGGTCATTGTGATACCATTAAGGTCACTATCAATGAGGACAATTCAGTTACCGTTGAAGACAATGGTCGAGGCATTCCAACAGATATGCACCTCAAAGAGAAAAAATCAGCTCTTGAGGTAGTTATGACTGTTCTTCATGCTGGAGGTAAGTTTGATAAAGATACTTACAAAGTATCAGGAGGTCTTCACGGAGTGGGTGTTTCCTGTGTGAACGCGCTTTCCACTATGCTTAAGGCTACTGTTTACAGAAAGGGTAAGGTCTACGAACAGGAATATCATATAGGAGTTCCCCAATATCCTGTCAGAGAAATCGGCACCACCGATAAGCGGGGAACGGTAATTCATTTTCAGCCTGATGCGAGTATTTTCGCCATCACAGAGTTCAAATATGAAACCATTGCTACAAGGATGAGAGAAATGTCATTTCTTAATGCAGGAATCAGAATCTTTTTGACCGATTTAAGGGAATTGGATGAAGACGGTACTCCGAGATCGGATGAGTTTTATTCGGAGGGAGGTTTGGTTGAATTCGTTCAATATCTGGATGAAAATAAAGAAAAAATCATAGAATACCCCATTTATATAGAATCTGAAAAGAATGGCGTACCCGTTCAGGTAGCTATGAATTACAATTCATCTTATTCAGAAAATGTAGTTTCCTATGTCAATACCATCAATACGCACGAAGGGGGAACCCATGTTTCCGGATTTAGAAGGGCTTTGACAAGGACACTTAAAAGCTATGCTGACAAATCAGGAATGTTGGACAAATTGAAGTTGGAGGTTTCCGGGGATGATTTCCGTGAAGGATTGACAGCCGTGATTTCAGTCAAAGTGCAAGAACCGCAATTCGAAGGACAGACAAAGACCAAATTGGGAAACTCAGATGTAGTGGGGGCGGTAGATAGTTCGGTATCAGAAGTTTTACAGATTTGGTTGGAAGAACATCCTAAGGAGGCCAAGACCATCGTAGGAAAGGTGATACTAGCTGCACAGGCAAGGCATGCTGCAAGGAAAGCCCGGGAAATGGTTCAGCGAAAAAATATTTTAGGTGGCGGTGGTCTGCCAGGCAAGCTTGCTGATTGTGCCAATTCCGATCCGACTGTCTGTGAACTGTATCTCGTCGAAGGTGATTCTGCCGGAGGATCTGCCAAGCAGGGTAGAGACAGGGAGTTTCAGGCTATTTTGCCCTTAAAAGGAAAAATCCTTAATGTGGAAAAAGCGCATGAGCACAAGATTTATGACAATGACGAAATCAAAAACATACTGACTGCCCTAGGAGTAAAATTTGGTACAGTCAATGACGACAAAGAGCTTGATCTTTCCCATTTGAGATATCATAAGATCATCATCATGACAGATGCTGATATTGATGGTTCACATATCAGAACCTTGATATTGACTTTGTTTTTCAGATATATGAGATTGTTGATCGAAAGTGGATATGTCTATATCGCGCAACCGCCGCTTTACTTGCTGAAGAAAGGTAAAGATGAAAGATATGCCTATAATGAAGAAGAAAGGAAATTACTGGCAAGAGAAATGGTTGGAGAAGGCAAAGAAGACAGTATAAATCTTCAGCGATACAAAGGACTTGGAGAAATGAATCCTGAGCAATTATGGACAACTACAATGGATCCCAATACCAGGACTTTGAAACAGGTTACCATTGATTCTGCCGCGGAAGCAGACCATCTTTTCTCTATGTTGATGGGAGATGAGGTAGCACCAAGAAGGGATTTTATTGAGAAAAATGCCAAATATGCAAAAATAGATTCCTGA